GCGGCCACCAGGTCGGCTCCGGTGCCGACGATCGAGAGCACCCGCCCGCCGGACGACACGATGGTTCCGTCGTCGCGCCGGGCGGTACCGGCGTGCAGAACGCCGTCGGCCTCCGACCCGGTGATCACATCCCCGACCCGAGGACGGCCGGGATAGTTCTCGGCGGCCACCACCACTGTTACCGCGTATCCGTCGCGCCACTCGAGCGGACCCACGTCGGCCAGCGTTCCGGTCGCGGTGGCATGCAACAACTGCCCCAGCGGGGATTCCAGCAGCGCCAACACCGCCTGGGTCTCGGGATCGCCGAAGCGGCAATTGAATTCGATGACGGCGGGCCCATTCGAAGTGATCGCGAGCCCCGCATACAACAGCCCCGAGAACGGGCAGCCGCGGCGAACCAGTTCGGCGGCAACGGGTTCGACGACACCGCTGACGATCGCCGACAGCACGTCCGACGGCAGCCACGGCAGCGGCGAATAAGCCCCCATGCCACCGGTATTGGGTCCGGCGTCGTTGTCACCGACCCGCTTGAAGTCCTGGGCGGGCAGCAGCGGCACCACTGTCGCGCCGTCGACCAGACAGAACAGCGACACCTCAGGTCCGTCGAGGAAGGACTCCAGCAGCACCGGGTGCCCGGAGTCGAGCAGCGACGCGGCGTGCGCACGGGCCACATCTCGATCGTCGGTGACGACCACGCCCTTGCCCGCGGCCAGCCCGTCGTCCTTGACCACCCAGGCGGGTTGGCCGGCGGCGGGACCGAAGCGATCCAGCGCGGCATCGAGGTGGGCGGGGTTGTCGACGGTATCGCTGCCCGCGGTACGAACGCCGGCGGCCGCCATCACGTCCTTGGCGAACGCCTTGGAACCCTCGATCCGGGCGGCGTCCTTCGACGGGCCGAAGCAGGCGATCCCCGCGGCACGCACCGCGTCGGCGACACCGAGAACCAGCGGCACCTCGGGGCCGATGATCACCAGGTCCACCTCGAGCTTGCGGGCCAGCGCGGTGACGGCTTCGGCGGAGGTGACGTCCACCTCGTGCTGTTCAGCCACGGCCGACGTGCCGGCATTGCCGGGCGCGACGGCAAGGAAGTCGATTTGCGGATCTCTGCGCAGGCCCAACAGCAGGGCGTGTTCGCGGGCACCGGATCCGATCACGAGGACGCGCACAGGTTCACACCCTATCGCCCTACTCCGCTACCAGGTGTCGACGAATCGCCTCGGTGCCGGGAGATCGCCGCGCGCCGCGGCGGCGGCCAGGGTCGCGACGATCAGGCCGCGGGTCTCCGCCGGGTCGATGACGTCGTCGACCTCGAAGATCTGGGCGGCGTTGAGCGCTTTGGCGTTCTCCTCCATCGCCGCGGTGGCCTCGGCGACCCGCTGTTCCCGCTCGGCCTCGTCCGCGATGGCGTCCAGCTCCTTGCGCATTCCCAGACGCACCGCACCCTCCAGACCCATCGGGCCCAGGTGCGCGTTCGACCACGCCACGGTCAGCAGCGGCTCGTGCAGGCTGCCGCCGGTCATCGCCTGCGCGCCCAGCCCGTAACCGCGGCGCAGCACGACCGCCACCAACGGCACCCGCAGCGCCGCGCCGGCGACCAGCATCCGGGAGGCGCGCCGCACCAGCGCCTCGGCCTCGGCGGCCGGGCCGACCATGTAGCCGGGACAGTCGATCAGCGAGACGACCGGCAAGCCGAAGGTGTCGCACAGTTGCAGGAAGCGCGCGGCCTTGTCGGCGGCGGCGGCGGTGATCGCTCCGGCCATCACCATCGTGTTGTTGGCGATGACACCGACCGGGCGGCCGTCGATGCGGGCCAGTGCGGTGACCATCTCGGCGGCGAACTTCTCCCGCAGGAACGTCACCGAGCCTTGGTCGGCGATGGTCTCGATGACCGGCTTGATCGGATAGGCGCGCCGGGCACGTTCGGGAATGACTGTGCGCAAAGCGGTTTGGTCGGCGACGGCACCGGGCGCGGCGACGCCCTGAAAGTAGCCGAGGAGCCGTTTGGCGACCGCGACCGCCTCGGCCTCGTCGGCGACCACGACGTCGACGACACCGTTGGGCGCCTGCACCGAGATGGGGCCGACGGCGTCGGGTTCGACGTCGCCGAGCCCGCCGCCGGCGATCATCGCCGGGCCGCCCATACCGATCGAGCTGTCGGCGGTGGCGACGATGAGGTCCGAGCAGCCGGCGATCACCGCATTGCCCGCGAAGCAGCGGCCTTTGACGATCGCGATGCGCGGCACCACGCCTGAGAGCGCCGCCCAGAGTTTGAAGGCCCGGGTTTCTAGCGACGAAACGGTTGGGACATCGGTGTCGCCGGGCCGGCCACCACCGCCCTCGGCGAAGAAGATCGTGGGCAGCCGCATCCGTTCGATGAGCTCGAACAGCCGGTCCTTCTTACGATGCCCGACGAAGCCCTGGGTGCCGGCCAGCACCGTGTAGTCGTAGGACAGCACCGCGCACGGCTTGCCGTTGACCTGTGCGGTCCCGGCGATCAGCCCGTCGGCGGGGGTGCGGGCGATCAGGTCGTCGAGGTCGCGGCGACGGCGCTGCGCGGCGATCGCGAAGCGCCCGTACTCCACAAACGAATCGGCATCCACCAGGTCGGCGATGTTCTCGCGGGCTGTCCGGCCGCCCGCGGCGTGGCGGCGGGACACTGCCTCGGGGCGGGCCGTGTCTTCGGTCAGCGCGCGGCGGCGCAGCAACTCCGCGAGGTCGGGGCGATCCGTCATCGATCGAACCTAACGGGCATACACTCAGCGTTGAGGTGTATGGTCGTTGCAAAGGTGCGCTACATCACAACTACAGCGAGGTAGACCATGACCACCGCGAACGTGTGCCCGTTCGGAGCGGGCTTCGACTTCACCGACCCCGACCTCATCAAAGAGGGCATGCCCGTCGCCGAGTTTGCGCAGTTGCGCCAGACCGCGCCGGTCTGGTGGAACGAGCAGCCGCTCGGCAGCACGGTGTTCGACGACGGCGGGTACTGGGTGATCACCAAGCACCGCGACATCCGGGACATCTCCCGCGACGGCGACCTGTGGTCGACCAACCAGAAGGGCGTCGTCATGCGCTTCGCCGACGACATGACCGCAGACCAGGTGGAGATCACCAAAGCCCTGCTGATCAATCACGACGCACCCGAGCACACCCGGCTGCGCAAGCTGGTCTCGCGGCTGTTCACCCCGCGCGCGGTGGCCAAGCTGGAGGAGAAGCTGGCCGACGCCGCCCGCGACATCGTGGCCGCGGCCGCCGCGAAGGACACCGGCGATTTCGTCGACGACATCGCGATGCAGTTGCCGCTGCTGGCGATCGCTGACCTGCTCGGCGTGCCGGAAGCCGACCGCCAGAAGCTCTTTCACTGGACCAACAGCATCATGAACACCGACGATCCGGAGTTCAACGACGTCGACCCGATCGAGGCGAACGCCGAGTTGATGGGTTACGCGTACTCGATGGCCGAGGATCGCCGGAAGTGCCCGGCCGACGATATCGTGACCCGCCTGGTGGAGGCGGACTTGGATGGCGAGTCACTCTCCGAGGTCGAGTTCGCGTTCTTCGTGATCCTGCTCGCGGTGGCCGGGAACGAGACCACCCGCAACGCCATGACCCACGGGATGAACGCGTTCTTCGAAAACCCGGACCAGTGGGAGCTTTTCAAGCGGGAACGCCCGGAGACGACGGCCGACGAGATCGTTCGGTGGGCCACCCCGGTGCACTGCTTCCAGCGCACCGCCACCGCCGACGTGGAACTCGGCGGCGTGACGATCCGCAAGGGCCAGCGGGCCGGCCTGTTCTACAGCTCGGCCAACTATGACGAGGAAGTCTTCGACAACCCGTTCCAGTTCAACATTTTGCGTGACCCGAACCCCCACCTCGGTTTCGGCGGCAACGGCGCGCACTTCTGCATCGGCGCCAACCTCGCGCGGATGGAGATCAAGCTGATCTTCAACGAGATCGCCAACCAGATCCCGGACATCAGCAAGCTCGGTCAGCCAGAGCGGCTGCGGTCGGGCTGGCTCAACGGCGTGAAGCATTTGCCGGTCTCCTATCGCTAGCGCGATAGCATCCCGGGTCATGGGCTATCCGGGCTATCCGCCCCACCCGGCATATCAGGCGTACCCGGCGTATCCGGCCAAGCCGCCGCGCTCGGCGGCCGACCTGACGATCTCGATCATCTTCATGGTCCTGACGGTGGTGGTCGGCGCCGGCGCGGCGTTTCTCGGCCTGTTCTCGCTGGCCTTCCTGGACTATTGCCCGCCGGCGACGTGCAGTGCCGAAGGCGCAGTGTCCGCGGTGATGACATCGGTGGCAGTTGCCGCGGGATTCGGCGTGATCGGAATCGTTGTCGCGATCGTCCAACTTGCTCGGCGCAAAACGGCCTGGCCCTTCGCCGTTGGGACGTTGGTGCTGTGCTTGATCGTCCTGCTCGTCGGCGGCGTCGCCTACTACTCCGCGGTGGGCGGCTGACATGCGGACACACGGATGGTCCGGGGCCGCACCCGCCACCGATGAGGAAGCCGTCGCCAGAATTCTGGCGGCGGCCAACAAGGCCATCGACTCGCACGGTGCCGACCTCAGCATCGCCGATGTGGCCCGCACCCTGGGTGTCACCCGACAGACCGTCTATCGCTACTTCCCCAGCACCGACGCGCTGCTGCAGGCCTCGGCGATGTCGGCCGCGACCGGGTTCCTCGACCGGCTGGCCGATCACCTGGCCGGCATCACCGACCCGGCCGACGCGGTCACCGAAGGCATTGCCGCAGCGGTGGAATGGTTGCCACACGACAAGCACATGGGGTTGCTGCTCGGACCCGAACGCTCGAGCACATTCAGCGCCGAGGTCACTTCGGATGTCGCGCTGGCGTTCGCGGGTTCGATGCTGCGCCGCTTCGATGTCGATTGGGCCGCAGCGGGTTTCAGCGACAACGATCTCGACGAGCTCGGCGAGCACCTGCTGCGGATCATCCAGTCGTTCGTGCTCGATCCGGGCCGACCGCCGCGACATGGCGACCAGCTTCGCCAGTATCTGCGTCGCTGGGTCGGCGCAGCCTTGCTCGCGCCGGCTAGGGAGCCGGCGCGCTCTCCTGCACCAGGGCGTTGATCGGCGCGGAGGTCGCCGCGTGGCCGACCAGTTCACTCGGATCGTGCGCAGGCCACACCACTGCGGCGAAGATCGCACATACCGACACCACCGGCGGGCAGAGCACCGTCACGGTCGTGTCGATGACACCGGCCCACTTGGATGCCTGACGAACGACCCTGCCGCGCTTGGTCAGCGGCTCCGTCCACAGGCTCAGCATGGTCGGGGCCGTCCACGACTGGTCGTACATCGTCATAGAAGTCACGGCCACTCCTCCCATCCCTCATCGAGGCCCGCGGCGCTCGATTTCACTTCGGTAACACTGGTGCACAAATGTCACATTTGTGACACGGCGCGATAACCGTTTGCGATCTGCGCGTTTCCTTACCGTTGTCTTACTGACCTCTTTGTTATGCGATCGCCCCGCCGCACTCGGCGATCCGACGGCGCAGAAACGCCTTGCCCGGTTCGGAACCGTTGAGATCGATCGCGTCCCGATACCAGCGCACCGCCTCCGCGTGCCTGCCCGCTCGGCGCAACAAGTCGGCACGCACCGTCGGCACGAGCGCGGAACGGGCCAATCGCGGATCGTGCGCCACCCGCTCCAGCGCCGCCAAGCCGGCATCCGGTCCGTCGCGCAGGCCGATCGCGAGAGCCCGGTTCGCCCGCACCACCGGCGAGTCCGTCTGACGCAGTAGCTGGCCGTAGGCCCGGCAGATGGTCCGCCAGTCGGTCTGCTCCCAGCTCGGCGCGGTCGCGTGCGCGGCGGCGATCACCGCCTGAGGCAGGTACGGCCCGGCTGCCCCCTCCGCACGGCGTAGCCCGTCGAGCCCGCGGGCGATCCGGCCCCGGTCCCACCGGGACCGGTCCTGCTCCTCGAGCGGAATCAATGCACCGTCGGTGTCGACACGGGTTGACCGACGCGAATCATGCAGCAGGACAAGCGCATACAAGGCGCGGGCATCGGGTTCGGCGGGCATCAACACGCAGAGTTCGCCGGCCAGCCGCACACCTTCGTCGCACAGCTCGTCGCGGATCGCAGACGGTCCTGCCGTGGACCAGTACCCCTCGGTGAACACCGAATAGATGCACGACAGCACGTGGGGTGTGCGTTCAGCCAACAGCTCGGGCGGGGGCACTCGCAGCGGGATGTTGGCGTTCCGGATCTTGCTCTTGGCGCGGGTGATGCGTTGTCCGACGGCCGTTTCGGTGAGCAGAAGCGCGCGTGCGATTTCCGGCACCGTCAGCCCCGACACCAGCCGCAGAGTCAGCGCCAGTTGAGACGACCGCTCGAGGGCTGGATGCGCGCAGGTGAAGATCATCCGAAGCTCGTCGTCGCGCACGCCGTGCACCACGCGGTCGTCGGCCTGCCCATCACCCTGCACAGCCAACAGTTCCTTTCCCGGGCGCACGGATTCGCGACGCAAGCGATCCCTGGCCCGATTGCGGCCGACGGTGACCAGCCATGCGCCGGGATTGTCCGGCGGCCCGTCGCGAGGCCAGCTCCGCAGTGCCTCCGCGCAGGCTTCCTGGACGGCGTCTTCGGCGATGTCCAGGTCACCCGACCACCGCGCGAGCGCGGCCACCGCGGGACCCCATTCCCGCCGGAAGACACCGTCCAGCGAACCCATCTACAGCCCAGACACTCCCGACAACCGGCGCAGCTCGACGACGACGCGACGCCGGGATCATCGACGCGATCCGCTCGACGCGCCCACTCGACCTCCCCATTCCCGCCGGAAGACACCGTCCAGCGAACCCATCTACAGCCCAGACACTCCCGACAACCGGCGCAGCTCGACGACCGACGCCGGGATCATCGACGCGATCTTCGTCGCCTCGTCACGGTCGGCGGCCGACAGGACATAGAACCCGTTGGCGACCTCAGCGCCCTCCGCGTAGGACCGTCGGTCAACACCACGTCACCGTCCCGCACACGCACCGTCGTCGCCGTCGTCGGCGGATGCAGCGGCGCCCCGCCGAGTATGTGGGATCCCGCCGCGACCCCGAACTCGGCGTGCTGAGCCAACCCTTGGTCCCATTCGGGCGTGCCGGGCACGTTGACCTCATCGGCGGGTTCGAGAAGCAGTGCCAGCCAATCGGAGTCGGTCGTCGGCCGGCCCACCGCGTTCCAGTGCACCGCCGGCCACACCTCGATCGCTCCGTACTGCGCCGCTGGAATCTGCCGGGCCAGCTGCAGCGCCTCGTCGAGGTTGTCGGCCTCGAACATGTAGTAACCACCGGCCACCTCGGCGCCCTCGGCGTACGGACCGTCGGTGATCACCGGCGCATCCGGTCCGCCGGTGATCCGGACCGCCTCGGCGGCCGGGCCCAACGCGTCACCCTCCCGGATCGCCGCCGACTCTCGGGCGTGGAACTCGGCGTAGGCCTGCATTTCCCGGCCTGCTTCCTCGGCACTGAGGTCGCGTTCGGGGACCTGGAGCAGTGCGAAGTAGTACATGGCGATGTCCTCCCACAGTAGGGCGTGAAACCCTGCTGGTCTCACTCTCTACCTCTACGACGAACAACGCCGTGCGAATCCGACACTCGGTCCGTCATACCCTGGTGATCGTGCAACCAGCGGGTCCAGCCTTGTACCGACCGGGGCCTCCGCTGTGCGACTACATCGACTACATCGGCTACTGGCAGCACGGCGGCGACGTGCCGCATCGCAGCACCGCCCTACCCCGGGGCGCGGTGACGATCGTGATCGAGCTCGGCGAACGGGACCTGGTGGATTTCGCCGCCGTCGGCGCGCCGCCTGGACAGGTTCCTGCAGCGTTCATCACCGGTGCGGGCACCACGTCCTACGTCACCCAGATCGAGCCCGGCCAGACCGTGATGACGGTGCACTTCCGTCCGGGAGGGGCGCGCCCGTTCCTCGGGATCCCGCTGGGTGAGTTGCAGGACCGGTGCGTCGGTATCGAGGACATCTGGGGCACAGCTGCACGGACATTGCGTGAGAGCCTGACTGGAACATCCTCGGCAGCCGATCGCATCACGCTTCTGGAAGGGTTTCTGCTGGGCTGCATCCGTGTTCACGACGATCCGTTGCGGGCCTGCTGCCGCTCCTCGATGCGGAGCCGTCGATCACCGTTTCCGAAGTCGCTGCGCTGACCGAACTTTCACCGAAGCGGCTGGCCAGTCTGTTCAGTTCACAGGTGGGCCTCGGCCCGAAACCATATCTACGGGTGCGGCGACTGCAGGCCGCGTTGCGCCACCTGGACGTTGGAACGCAGCGCGGTGCGCAGATCGCCGCCGATCTCGGCTACTGCGACCAAGCCCACTTCGTCCGCGACTTCCGCGCCCTGACCGCCATCACCCCGAGCCAGTACCCGAGTCGCCGGTCGAGCCTGCCCAGCCATCTGGACCTAGTCACCTAGGGCGCAAAAGTACAAGCCCCGCCGACATCACAGCTGACACCATCGACGGATGGAAACCAGACCAGATTCGGTCGCCGACACCGGACTGCTGGTGGCCGCGATCCGTGCCCGCGAATCGGTGCGTGATGATCGGCTATTCACCGATCCGTTCGCCGACAAGCTCGCCGGAGAGGCCGGCCACCGAATGCTCGACGCGGCCCTGGCCACCTCAGGTGAGCGCACCACTCTGCAGATCGTGGTGCGCACCCGGTTCTGGGACGATGCACTACTCGATGCCGCCTCATCGTGCCGGCACGTCGTCCTGGTCGCCGCGGGCATGGACGCTAGGCGTACCGCCTGACGTGGCCGGCGGGCACCACCGTTTTCGAACTGGACCAGCCGCCCGTCATCGCGGCGAAGAATGCCGTCCTCGCTCACGACGTCCCGCAGTGCGCTCGCGTACCGATCGGAATGGACCTCGCCGACGACTGGCCGAAGGCACTGCGCACTGCGGGTTTCGACGCCACCGCTTCGACCGCGTGGCTGGTTGAGGGGCTGCTGCAATATCTCGACACAGACGCGGTGCATCGGCTCGTCGAACGCATCGATGCCCTGTCGGTACCAGGGTCGGTGCTCTGTTACGACGTCGTCGGCAAGTCGCTGCTTTCGGCTCCGTTCATGGCCGGGCTGCTGAAATCCATGGCGGACAACGGCGCTCCATGGTTGTTCGGAACCGATGATCCTGCGGAGTTGGTGCGGCCGTACGGGTGGTCGGCGACGGTCACCGATATCGCCGAGCCAGGAAACCAGTGGGGCCGCTGGTACGCACCGGTAACGCCGAACGAAAGCGACACCGCCCGAGGATATTTCGTCGTGGCCACCAAACGGCGCGCCTGATTCACGCCGCAGATTCTCGCGACGCCGCGTCAGGCGGCGTCGTTGCCCACATCGTTGGACGGCGGGCCGCTGTCGCCCTCGAGTAACCGCTCGGGGTGG
This is a stretch of genomic DNA from Mycobacterium sp. ELW1. It encodes these proteins:
- the purD gene encoding phosphoribosylamine--glycine ligase encodes the protein MRVLVIGSGAREHALLLGLRRDPQIDFLAVAPGNAGTSAVAEQHEVDVTSAEAVTALARKLEVDLVIIGPEVPLVLGVADAVRAAGIACFGPSKDAARIEGSKAFAKDVMAAAGVRTAGSDTVDNPAHLDAALDRFGPAAGQPAWVVKDDGLAAGKGVVVTDDRDVARAHAASLLDSGHPVLLESFLDGPEVSLFCLVDGATVVPLLPAQDFKRVGDNDAGPNTGGMGAYSPLPWLPSDVLSAIVSGVVEPVAAELVRRGCPFSGLLYAGLAITSNGPAVIEFNCRFGDPETQAVLALLESPLGQLLHATATGTLADVGPLEWRDGYAVTVVVAAENYPGRPRVGDVITGSEADGVLHAGTARRDDGTIVSSGGRVLSIVGTGADLVAAREEAYRIVSSVRLPGSHFRSDIGLAAAEGRITLA
- a CDS encoding carboxyl transferase domain-containing protein, yielding MTDRPDLAELLRRRALTEDTARPEAVSRRHAAGGRTARENIADLVDADSFVEYGRFAIAAQRRRRDLDDLIARTPADGLIAGTAQVNGKPCAVLSYDYTVLAGTQGFVGHRKKDRLFELIERMRLPTIFFAEGGGGRPGDTDVPTVSSLETRAFKLWAALSGVVPRIAIVKGRCFAGNAVIAGCSDLIVATADSSIGMGGPAMIAGGGLGDVEPDAVGPISVQAPNGVVDVVVADEAEAVAVAKRLLGYFQGVAAPGAVADQTALRTVIPERARRAYPIKPVIETIADQGSVTFLREKFAAEMVTALARIDGRPVGVIANNTMVMAGAITAAAADKAARFLQLCDTFGLPVVSLIDCPGYMVGPAAEAEALVRRASRMLVAGAALRVPLVAVVLRRGYGLGAQAMTGGSLHEPLLTVAWSNAHLGPMGLEGAVRLGMRKELDAIADEAEREQRVAEATAAMEENAKALNAAQIFEVDDVIDPAETRGLIVATLAAAAARGDLPAPRRFVDTW
- a CDS encoding cytochrome P450 — encoded protein: MTTANVCPFGAGFDFTDPDLIKEGMPVAEFAQLRQTAPVWWNEQPLGSTVFDDGGYWVITKHRDIRDISRDGDLWSTNQKGVVMRFADDMTADQVEITKALLINHDAPEHTRLRKLVSRLFTPRAVAKLEEKLADAARDIVAAAAAKDTGDFVDDIAMQLPLLAIADLLGVPEADRQKLFHWTNSIMNTDDPEFNDVDPIEANAELMGYAYSMAEDRRKCPADDIVTRLVEADLDGESLSEVEFAFFVILLAVAGNETTRNAMTHGMNAFFENPDQWELFKRERPETTADEIVRWATPVHCFQRTATADVELGGVTIRKGQRAGLFYSSANYDEEVFDNPFQFNILRDPNPHLGFGGNGAHFCIGANLARMEIKLIFNEIANQIPDISKLGQPERLRSGWLNGVKHLPVSYR
- a CDS encoding TetR/AcrR family transcriptional regulator, whose product is MRTHGWSGAAPATDEEAVARILAAANKAIDSHGADLSIADVARTLGVTRQTVYRYFPSTDALLQASAMSAATGFLDRLADHLAGITDPADAVTEGIAAAVEWLPHDKHMGLLLGPERSSTFSAEVTSDVALAFAGSMLRRFDVDWAAAGFSDNDLDELGEHLLRIIQSFVLDPGRPPRHGDQLRQYLRRWVGAALLAPAREPARSPAPGR
- a CDS encoding sigma-70 family RNA polymerase sigma factor codes for the protein MGSLDGVFRREWGPAVAALARWSGDLDIAEDAVQEACAEALRSWPRDGPPDNPGAWLVTVGRNRARDRLRRESVRPGKELLAVQGDGQADDRVVHGVRDDELRMIFTCAHPALERSSQLALTLRLVSGLTVPEIARALLLTETAVGQRITRAKSKIRNANIPLRVPPPELLAERTPHVLSCIYSVFTEGYWSTAGPSAIRDELCDEGVRLAGELCVLMPAEPDARALYALVLLHDSRRSTRVDTDGALIPLEEQDRSRWDRGRIARGLDGLRRAEGAAGPYLPQAVIAAAHATAPSWEQTDWRTICRAYGQLLRQTDSPVVRANRALAIGLRDGPDAGLAALERVAHDPRLARSALVPTVRADLLRRAGRHAEAVRWYRDAIDLNGSEPGKAFLRRRIAECGGAIA